Proteins from one Microcoleus sp. FACHB-672 genomic window:
- a CDS encoding zf-TFIIB domain-containing protein, giving the protein MNELNCPKCQGDLQQVVYANVEVERCVECKGIWFDSLEAQELKEIEGSETVDVGEPETGSKFNEVGDINCPKCRTKMTKMVELNQPHIWYEKCPVCYGIWFDAGEFKDYKEENFMDAVKGLFGKERR; this is encoded by the coding sequence ATGAACGAGTTAAACTGCCCCAAATGTCAAGGAGACTTACAACAAGTTGTTTATGCAAATGTTGAAGTGGAGCGGTGTGTCGAGTGCAAAGGAATTTGGTTTGATTCTCTTGAAGCCCAGGAACTAAAAGAAATAGAAGGCTCTGAAACAGTGGATGTCGGTGAGCCAGAAACTGGCAGTAAGTTTAATGAAGTTGGCGATATCAATTGCCCAAAATGTCGCACAAAAATGACGAAGATGGTGGAACTCAACCAGCCTCACATTTGGTATGAAAAATGCCCGGTGTGCTATGGCATCTGGTTTGATGCAGGTGAGTTTAAGGATTACAAGGAAGAAAATTTTATGGATGCAGTCAAAGGGCTGTTTGGCAAGGAAAGACGGTAA
- the cobM gene encoding precorrin-4 C(11)-methyltransferase gives MKIQNSNEVTGSKVSLAPAVYIVGAGPGDPDLLTVKAQKILAEADVILFADSLVPKQILQGVRSDAEIIRTANKTLEEILPVMIARVQAQQSVVRLHSGDPCLYGAVHEQMQALAEAGIPFEVIPGISAFQAAAAKLKVELTVPGVVQTIILTRIAGRTGVPESEELASLAAHKASLCLYLSARHVEDAQQKLMEHYPAEMPVAICYRLGWPDEKIFQVPLHQMATLTQQEDLIRTTLYVISPALATAETAETARSRLYNPEHAHLFRPSSIGTDKLSPSA, from the coding sequence TTGAAGATTCAAAATTCTAACGAAGTCACAGGTTCAAAAGTTTCCTTGGCACCGGCAGTTTATATTGTGGGTGCAGGCCCTGGCGATCCCGATTTACTGACGGTTAAAGCTCAGAAAATATTGGCTGAAGCCGATGTTATTTTGTTTGCCGATTCTTTGGTGCCCAAACAAATTTTACAGGGCGTCCGTTCTGATGCGGAAATTATCCGAACTGCCAATAAAACCCTAGAAGAAATTCTGCCGGTGATGATTGCACGCGTGCAAGCGCAGCAGTCTGTCGTGCGGCTGCATTCTGGCGATCCTTGCCTTTACGGTGCTGTTCACGAGCAAATGCAAGCCTTAGCAGAAGCCGGCATTCCTTTTGAAGTCATCCCTGGAATTAGCGCTTTTCAAGCCGCAGCAGCCAAGCTAAAAGTTGAGCTAACGGTGCCGGGAGTGGTGCAGACCATTATCTTAACTCGCATTGCCGGTCGCACCGGCGTCCCAGAATCTGAGGAATTGGCCTCACTAGCAGCCCATAAAGCTAGCTTATGTCTATACCTCAGCGCCCGCCATGTCGAAGACGCCCAGCAGAAATTAATGGAACATTACCCAGCCGAGATGCCGGTGGCCATTTGTTATCGGCTGGGTTGGCCCGATGAGAAAATTTTTCAGGTTCCCCTGCACCAAATGGCAACACTCACCCAGCAGGAAGACTTAATTCGCACCACACTTTATGTCATCAGTCCGGCATTAGCAACGGCAGAAACAGCAGAAACAGCGCGTTCTCGTCTTTACAATCCAGAACACGCTCACCTGTTTCGCCCGTCTAGCATCGGAACTGATAAACTATCGCCATCTGCATGA